A segment of the Phoenix dactylifera cultivar Barhee BC4 unplaced genomic scaffold, palm_55x_up_171113_PBpolish2nd_filt_p 000824F, whole genome shotgun sequence genome:
GTAATGGTGCTATTGAGAAGCTCCAAATTACCAAGAAGCTAACCATGAAATTTATTGAAATCTAATCCCAACACCAACAGCATGTAGCCAAAGCTTACAGAAAGTAAATGACATCCAAACTTTTACAACAACCAGCTAAGGCGCCAGCTTTATTTTCCCAACCAGGACACCTGCTAAATCATCAAAAGGAAAGCAATACTATTAaacactctttttttttggtacataaaCACTCTTTCAAGTGTGACACATCTTAGAGCTAGCCGGGCCGAGCTCCAAGAAGCGTGCAGAGAAAATTGCCGCGTAGCCGGACCTAGCCACCAATTTCCTTTCATAGTATACAGAAGCTCCCTTCCCTTTGGGTCCAAGGAATTCCGGCACGATGCACGCCGGCAATGGCGTCGACACCACGTACACCTTGCACCACTTGGCCACATATCTCTTCATTAGTTTTTCGTCGAGCAAAGGAAATTTGGCATGGAGCAAGAAGTAGCCTCTGGCATCCGACTTCCCGCTCGCAGATAGGTTGCCACATTTTAAGTTAACTAGCGCACCTGCAACAACGAAGAGATGAAGATTGTTAAAGATTAGAAAAAAAGAATACTGTGGCCTCATGGGGGCATTTATAGGGTGTAAGCGTGCAGTAACCGATCGAGCAGTCGACGTAGGAGGGACACCTTGTTCCTGCGAGGTCTAAGATCAAATGCATGCCTCTTAATTCTTTGTTTTGGAGGATAGCAATGGGACTGGCATCTTTCTAAACCTATCGTCTCCGAGAACCCGCTGAGACAATCTGTTTGACGGCCACTCCACACTTTTATCGACCAGCTATACGTGCAAGGCTTGTGAAAGGCTAAAGATGCAAATGATATGCAGGTGTAATGCCTTTAGATGCTGTACCAATATATTATAGAGCTCTTGTAACAGGTTTTTAGACAGCAACATCAAGAGAAGGTGGTGGAACAAACCGGGAAGAGGCGAAGCATCCTTGGGCTTAAGATAGCCCGGGAGCTTGCACCTACAGTAGACAACACCTTCAACCGAGACGTCGTGCGTCGGCTTTGGGGGCTTTCGTGCCGGCGATGGTGGCGGCAATGGTGGCGGCGAGGGTGGCAGTAATTTTCCCACAGGACCACACTTGGCAGGAAGGAAGAGAGCCCAGAAAAAGCACCAGAAACTGAAGCCCAAACAGGAGTCCCCTCAACCAAGCCATCTTCCCAGTACGAGTTCCTAAGCTCAGCTCCCAAGCCCTAATGACCAACATTGGAGCCACAAAGCGAGCATTTATAGCAGTCAGTTCTAGGTTCTCAGCCGCTCGGGTCGATAAAATTAAAGCCGCGTCATAGAGTGCTCTGAATTTATTTATTGTAGTAAAAGTAGGGGTTTGGGCTTAGGGTTGGAGCATTTTAATTCACGAGAGGGTGATCCAGAGAGAGGGATGTGTATCGGCCAGTTGGTGCCGGGCTGGCCATTAACGGAATAAGTTGGAGCCCGCCGCGCTGGACACGGACTAGGGTGCGAGACGTGAGACTTTCCGATCGCGAGGTGGTGATCGGGCCGGTGCGATATGGGCCGGTGCGATATGGGCCGGTCGCGGGCCTTGCGGCAACCGGCCATGTGCTTGCCTTGAggcctcttcttctttatttttatttttaggttATAAAATAAGCTAGTTTATCCGACAAAAAGCATGAGCACCCGGTGCAACAAGGATATAACAAGTTGGCTTAGTAAATTAGACCAAGACTCGGATACCTAGGGGCCATCCATTATATGTGTTAATTATGTATAACATAGGAATTAACATCTGCCATGGTAATTCTGCTTAGATCCTGTTACCTTCCATGGTAATTTTGCTTAGTCCCGTCCCAGTATGGCTCTTGGATTTTCACATTGAGATCCATGCTACAGGAGAGAATCTTCTTTGGTGCATGCACAGAAAATTTTTGCCCTGCAACCACTCATTTGCAATTCGGCACATTAAACAACTTAGTTTCCTGAATGAATGCCGAAATAATATATTGAGAACCCTGAACATGTCATTGTAAAGCTTATATGCCAGAAAaatgttggagttttaattattaacagcaaaatttaaattttttttatcccctaatctttagttgttttaaatgTTGTAAAAAATTCTTTCGTGAGACGCTTCTTTCAGAAGAATTATGACTCTTTGAAAGAGAACGTTGACTTTCTAAAAAATATGGTGTTTCTTAAACATTATGTATCTTCGGAATCATCATATTcagagtctataaatagacttcTCCGGGATTAATCGTAATCCAATCCAATCTCTCTCATTGGCATTCTGTCTTCCGAGAGTTTCTTCACCGATAgagttcttttaattttcaactttctgctttctattttttctttttttttggaacaaCTGAACGAGTCGGTCGGATCAAGCCTCTCTAGCGGTCGTGCTCGTTAGAAAAAGATCAGGTTGAGCCAGGTTGTTGTACTTTGGAGATGAGATCGCTGCAAATCCGCACGTAGGGGGCAAATCACGTTCTTAAGACACTGTATATCACACGTCTCAATTCAAGCAAACTCTTTTCAatcttcagaattttttttagtaaattattctcttataaaataatgatatagCAATTTCTAGGCAATAGTTTTGCAAAATGTGAACTTGATTGTACTAgaaattgatatatatatatatatatatatatatatatatatatatatatatatatatatatatatatatatatatatatatatatatatatgtttgtcaaaatttaatttgataGCATAAAATTAGATTTAGTTTAATTGTATAGAAATTTAAAAGCATTAACTTTAGTCACAAGGTTGTTTTCTTCataaaaaataatcttttaagaaAGTTATATTGCTCTAAAAATTGTGCAAATAGATTTTTGCAACTTTAAAAACTGTacaaaaaattttctgcatatttaaaatttttgcagaattttttgcatctttgaaaatagtaaaaaaaattctgcagaTTAAAATTTGTGTAGAAAATTACTGTAGCTTTAAAATCTGCGCAGATTTTTTAGAGCATTAATTTCTGTGCAACCTATTTttgtaatatttaatttatgcagAAAACTCTTACACTTGTAAAAGCTGTGTAGAAAGAAGCTACAACGGCTGAGAGATGCTTCATGTGTTATTTCTACGGTAATTTGTAAATATGCTTCTTTTGTTATTTCTAttgtaaaagaaaaatcatttaAATTGGGCACATGCTTCCTAttgtaatttgtaaaaaaaaaaaaaaacaataaatggGGCATCTATTGTTCTTCTTGTattatttcttttctaatttttttttttcgttatcTATCTTGTGCTATTAGAAGAAGCAGAATTTACTGGAGAACGGAAAttggattttttaaaaaaaattaagttagttttttttggccccaaaaaaattaattaggctttttaaatatttttttaaataaataactcTGAATAAGTATtgccgatgctttaaagcgtctgCAAAGCTTCCGTTATTGCCAATGTTTTTCAAATGCGTTGGGGGCAAaattaccgatgcttataagtgttGGTATAAGCTTTAAAAAGTGTCAAAaaatataagtttttttttagtgAAAAGAATGTCCCTGTGGATGTGAAGGCATATACAATGCTCCTGTTGCACTGTCACTTTATGCCAAAGTATTTGAAGAGGTATCAAAACTTTTTGTTTGATGAAACTCTGAAATACATTCTCATTTGGTGGCATCTGGCTCAAGCATGGTCAAAATGCTATTACAGACAACTAGACATTGGAAGCCTTGCCATCTTTCTGGTCTCAGATTTGTGAGTTATTGTTTCACTGATGATTCATGTTTAGAAAGCTGCTGTAATCCAGCATAGTTCAACATTATGGACCTTTTGCTAACCTGGAAAGCCATTTATAAACAAGTCTCCTCTTCATCTACCTAGTTTGGATCCTTTacaacttttatttattttctcatCCTCATATGCATAATATTAAAGATAATGAAGATAATTACTATGCAGTCTCTAGTTCTTTTTAGTGCATAGATAGATGAAAGGTTGAATAATTTGTCTGATATTGATTGCATAGCTTGGCAACTGTGCTGTTGATGATAAGGATTATCAGCAGAATCGATACAATTTTCTTAGACATTTTTGTCTTGCAAAGTTAATCTTAcaaaatctgtttaataaagtttttttttttggtgttatTTTGATTAGGCTGGTGCACTTGACAAACTAGAGGCATTTACAAGCTTCAATGGCCCAGATTTCTATGGTCTTCCAAGAAAGACATCAAAGATTGTATTGCGGCAGAGTGCATGGAGAGTGCCAGAATCCTATACATACGCATCCGGTGAAATAGTACCTATGTTTGCAGGATAGACTCTTGAATGGCTTCCCTCGAACAGCTGAAGGCAGGGACAtggcttttgttttgtttgagaGGAAATTGGAAGCCGGAACATGTTGTAggtttttgttattattttattgCAGCTGATCAATTGCGGGAGACAGAATTCTGATTGAAGGCCTGAGTTCCCTTCATATTTGATGTAGATGATTTTTATGTGttcaattattttatttttttgctaagtaagccttcatattttctccttcttctccttcttcttcttctttttgaagatggaggaaacCACCATCAGTCAGCAACTTTATTCAAaaatggaggaggagaaggatgtGCAATAAGATAATTAATTTCCATCGAATAAGTGGagcaaataaagaaaattacaagcataaaggaagaagaaactgCTGCTTCGATGCGGTTCCATAaacatattttcatagtttAAAGGGAAAGAAGACTTAGAAGAACAGTATCTTAGCGCATCAGCAAGCAGCAAGAAGGATCCCATAGATGCTCATAAAGCAGCTGAAATCTCCATCACATGCAGTCTCCAATtatttttctatcttttctttcaATAATTAAGTCaccaattattttctatttgttgATCCAATTAGCTGGCTATGTCCAATCATCAATATTGGCTAGAGGaaaatttatgtttcatattagATGTTGACATGTGCAATATATATATGAGAGAGACGAAGATGGCAAAAGAGAGAGTTGATTGACATGGGATGGATGGCTCTGattagaaagagaagagatcgagCCAACTGAGATGGAGCAAATCAGTATGATTAAAGGGAGAAGAAACAATAAACTGGAATACGATTTGTATGTGTCGCTCtcatatttgtaccactaacatGATAGGATATGGTTGCTACCCGACAAGTGGAACTGTGGAAGGTTAAACTAACCATGCATGAAATTTATGGAAATCTAATCCCAACACTAACAACATGTAGCAAAAGCTAACAGAAAGTTAATGAAATCCAAACTTTTGTTCCTACAACAACCAGCTTTTCAGGCGCCAGCTTTATTTTCCCAACCAGGGCACTTGCTAAATCATCAACAGGAAAGCAATAATATCAAACACTCTTTCAAGTGTGACACATCTTAGAGCTAGCCGGGCCGAGCTCCAAGAAGCCTGCAGAGAAGAGTGCCACGTAGCCGGACCCGGCCACCAAGTTCCTCTCATAGTATACAGAAGCTCCCTTCCCTTTGGGTCCAAGGAATTCCGGCACGATGCACGCCGGCAATGGTGTCGACACCACGTAGACCTTGCACCACTTGGCCACATATCTCTTCATCAGTTTTTCGTCGAGTAAAGGAAATTTAGCATCGAGCAAGAAGTAGCCTCTGGTATCCGTCTTCCCGCTCACAGATAGCTTGCCACATTTTAAGTTCACCGGTGCACCTGCAACAACGAAGAGATGATGATTGTTTAAGATTAGGAAAAAAGAATACTGTGGCCTCATGAGGCCATTTATAGGGTGTAAGCAGCGTGCATTAAGCGAGCAGTCGACGTAGGAGGGACACCTTGTTCCTGCGAGGTCTAAGCTCAAATGCATGGCTTTTGTTTGTTTTGGAGATCAATAGCAATGGGACTGGCATCTTTCTAAAACAATCTCTCCGAGAACACGCTGAGACAATGTTCTGTTTGACGGCCACTTCGCACTTTTATCGACCAGCTATACGTGCAAGGCTTGTGAAAGGCTAAAGATGCAAATGATATGCAGGTGCAATGCCTTTAGATGCTGTGCTTTTTGCAAGAGTTAATTTTATACAGTAGGACAAATGCATGGGATTAATTCGCTAGCACAGATGATAGGGTTATATGGGCTGTGTACCAGTAGACTCGCACAGTTTCCAGCCAGGGATATAGGGCCaatatgtactaatatattatCGAGCTTTTATAACAGGTTTTTCGACAGCAACATGAAGAGAAGGTGGCGGAACAAACCGGGAAGAGGCGAAGCATCCTTGGGCTTAAGATAGCCCGGGAGCTTGCATCTACAGTAGACAACACCTTCAACCGAGACGTTGTACGTCGGCTTTAGGGGCTTGGGTGCCGGCGATGGTGACGGCGAGGGTGGAAATAATTTTCCCACAGGACCACACTTGGCAGGAGAAGGAAGACACCACAGAAAAAGCACCAGAAACTGAAGCCCAAACAGGATTCCCCTCAACCAAGCCATCTTCCCGGCACCAGTTCCAAGCCCTAATGACCAAAATTGGAGCCACCAGAGCGAGCATTTATAGCAGCCACTTGCTAGATTCTCGGCTGTTCGGGTCGGTCAAATTAAAGCGACCTCATGGAGTGCTGTGAATTTATTTATTGTAGTAAAAATATTGGGGTTTGGGCTTAGGATTGAAGCATTTAATTCACGAGACGGTGATGTGATCGGCCAGTCGGTGCCCGGCTGGCCATGCACGGAAATTTGGGAGCGAATCAAAGCGTTTGGTTTCTTTAACGGAACAAGTTGGAGCCCGCCGTGCTGGACACGGAGTAGCGTGTGAGACGCGAGGCTTTCCGATCGCGTGGTGGAAATCGGGCCGGTGCGACGTGGCCCGATTGCCATACTTGTACTTGTTAATCATATCGAACCCAACACTCAACCGGCCATGTCCTTGCCTTCAGGCTTGAgccctttttctatttttattttagattttttatattaatattctttaaaacaattttaaatttgcatgaatattttttaaaatttatatttatttctgtacccttataaaatactattttcgcACAAATACGAttcttctaacaccgttaattaaaatttattttaattaaaaataaaataaaattttaaaattatttttttattttccatcatagtcgtcttataaatatttttttgcacatctatccattaagaatattttagttatttttaatttgaatctattaaattataaaataagtTTGTTTACCTTATAAAAAGCAGGAGCAGCCGGTGCACCAAGGATATAACAACTTGGCTTAGTAACTTAGACCAAGACTCGGATACCTAGGGGCCATCCATTATTTGTGTTAATTAAGTATAACATAAGAATAAGCATCTGCCATGATAATTCTGCTTAGATCGTGTCACCTTGGATGGTAATTTTGCTCAGTTTCATCCCAATATGGCTCTTGGATTGTCACATTAAAATCTATGCTATATGCGACGATCTTTTTTGGTGCATGCACTAGAGAATTTTTATCCTGTAATTCGGCGCATTAAATCATCTATTTTTCTGAATGAATGCCGAAATAATATATCCAGAATCCAGAACATATCATTGCAAAGCTTATATGCCATGAAAAGAGGTCATTTACTTCTTCTATAATTGTACAAATACATCATTTTTGATTATTTGTTGCAGATTGGGGATATCACGATGACTAGAGAAGGAAAATATGCAGTTGAGTTGAATTGGTACCTATGGAGGCGTCAAATTTGATGAATGCGACTTTGTTTATCAGAAGGAAGCAGTTGGTTGCTCAAGGAAGATCCGTAGAAACAGAACTATGGCTTATGATTACTTAATTGTGATTTTTTCTCCTCCCACTGATAGACTTGTGCACGTTAAAAGCCGGATGGCCTTCGATTTGGACATGAGTGAATATTTCTAAGGAACAGCAGTTTGTTTCTGTTGACTAATCTTAATGAGTTCATTCAGATAGACCGTGGAGTCTGTGACCAATACATAATGGGCTACAAGCTAACTCTGTTCATGAGAATCTCTGCAGCTATAAAGCAGCCATCAATGCAAATGTAGATATACCCACTTCTCAAATCTTGCATTTTCGATCTTATGGCTTCCTATTTGCTCATGAAGCAGTTTGCCTTCGATCATTTTTTGTTCCATGGGCCATCAGGGATTCACATGACGAACTTTTGTCCTTCTTAAACCTTTCTTCTTGTGATCAAAAGACTAGGACCATTTCCGTGCTGTGAAATGATGCAAGTCTCATCTCTCTGAAGACTCTAACTTGGATTATAAGGCAAACATGGTGATGGTTGGAAAAGGCATCACTCTTTGCTTCTTATTTCTAACTAGGTGCAACTTCTTTTTGGTCATAAAGCCATGTAGCTCACTGTGTTGCGTATTAAAGCATCTAATGTGGGCAAACTAAAGCATCCAATGATCGAGTGGAAATTGGCTGGAAAGTGGAAGTCGGCATCACAAGCAAAGGTTGACCATTTGTCAAGTAGAGGAGATAAGGAGAGGATTCGGACCagagaataattaaaaattgaGGGGGCATGTGGAGTAAAGTCTCCATTCTATTTTTTTGGTCACCTTTATTTCTTTCTGGTTGTGTAAAGGGAATTGTTATTATAACATGGGAGTGAAGATTAGTTGTTCTTGTGTTGATGTGCTATCCAAGTAATTAGTAATTCATTATAATATGAATTGTTgtttaaaaattaattgaatATATACGGTATCATCCTTCAACAAATACATCatttaaaattatttgagtTAATAATATGATGGATGATGAGTTTTAAACTTCAACAATTGGCCATGCCAAATTCTTTGTATGGAATGGTCTGAACCACATCTTATCATATCAGTCAAAGGGTGTGAGTTTAAAAGTTGGTAACATATTATCACATTTAGTGATTTTTGTATGCTGGACCCTGCATAATGAAATGAGAAAAATTAGCAAGATGAAACATAGCCCATAACCTTCTTTTGATCAAAGGTTTCATTAAGACCATAACTCCTAGTATTTTAAGCCCTTTCTAGACTGGCATCTACCATTATAATGGAAACAATGGTTGTTATTGGCC
Coding sequences within it:
- the LOC120107326 gene encoding non-classical arabinogalactan protein 31-like, whose translation is MDLNVKIQEPYWDGTKQNYHGSFWCFFWALFLPAKCGPVGKLLPPSPPPLPPPSPARKPPKPTHDVSVEGVVYCRCKLPGYLKPKDASPLPGALVNLKCGNLSASGKSDARGYFLLHAKFPLLDEKLMKRYVAKWCKVYVVSTPLPACIVPEFLGPKGKGASVYYERKLVARSGYAAIFSARFLELGPASSKMCHT
- the LOC103708940 gene encoding pistil-specific extensin-like protein, with translation MAWLRGILFGLQFLVLFLWCLPSPAKCGPVGKLFPPSPSPSPAPKPLKPTYNVSVEGVVYCRCKLPGYLKPKDASPLPGAPVNLKCGKLSVSGKTDTRGYFLLDAKFPLLDEKLMKRYVAKWCKVYVVSTPLPACIVPEFLGPKGKGASVYYERNLVAGSGYVALFSAGFLELGPASSKMCHT